The following nucleotide sequence is from Pagrus major chromosome 13, Pma_NU_1.0.
GAAGCGTATCTCCGGTCTGATCTACGAGGAGACCCGCGGGGTGCTCAAGGTGTTCCTGGAGAACGTGATCCGCGACGCCGTCACCTACACCGAGCACGCCAAGAGGAAGACCGTCACCGCCATGGACGTGGTGTACGCGCTGAAGAGGCAGGGCCGCACCCTGTACGGTTTCGGCGGCTGAACCTCGTCCTGACCCGCTGATACCGAAACCCAAcggctcttttaagagccacCCACCCGCTCTGAAGAGACGGTTCCTGAGTTATAATGTTTATCATGTGGTTGAAACACTTATAATCTGTGGTAGTTCATTAATTAAGCATCTTAAAGTaagcaaagtgaaaacatcccTCTACAATCATTCAACTTGTTCTGCAGGGAATGTAAAGATGTAACATGTTACTGGTACTGCTGATAGTCACCAGATAATACACCCCTGAAATCACAATGTATTACATTGGTTAAGGGTGTTTCAGAGTTTCACTTGACATCTAAATTATCTTCTTTGGCCACCAAAAACTATGCAACACATTTATTGCACCCATACCTATTTTATTTCTGGAACAATAACAGCCCCCCTCAACCAAAGAGAGTAAACTAGTAAATATtgcaaatagaaaaataactttatatTCCCATTGTGGGAGTATTGGCTACTGTTGGTCTTCCAAAATGATCAAGATGTTCGGTGAATTATTAAACGAGAATCTGAATGATTAATTTAAACCTAAACCAGAGTCAGTCGTTGTTCTGTTAACTGGGCCAGTCTCTACTTCATCCCAGAAGTAATTCATAAATTATCTTGAGATTATGTTGAATTGTGACAGTTAAACATTAAAGTAAAATCCACCTGGGTTTGTTATAAACACCAGTGTTATAATAAAGGGAACGAGCTCTTGGTAGAAGCAGTGTGTGGCCCTGAAAAGGACCTTTGTGTTGGCGGGTATCAGCGGGTCTACTTGGAGCTGGTGTACTTGGTCACGGCCTTGGTGCCCTCGGACACGGCGTGCTTGGCCAGCTCCCCGGGCAGCAGCAGGCGCACGGCGGTCTGGATCTccctggaggtgatggtggagcgCTTGTTGTAGTGGGCCAGGCGGGAGGCCTCGCCGGCGATGCGCTCGAAGATGTCGCTCACGAAGGAGTTCATGATGCCCATCGCCTTGGAGGAGATGCCGGTGTCGGGGTGCACCTGCTTCAGCACCTTGTACACGTAGATGGCGTAGCTCTCCTTCCTGGTCCTGCGCCTCTTCTTGCCGGACTTGCTCACGGCCTTGGAGACGGCCTTCTTGGAGCCTTTCTTCGCTGCTTTGGGTGCATCAGGCATGATGAGTTTGTTCTGTATGTCACAAAACGAGTACCTACCCTGCGAGCTGACCGCTTTATATTTCCGTGTCTGATGCAAACACAGCTGTGCCCTCGCTCTCACGGGATTGGCTGAGTGTTGTGCTCCACACTGCGCATGCACGGAAATGAAACCCTCCTGAACTCTGACTGTGACACTGTGTGAAAATCACTGTTAGGTTTCAATAAGCTCAGACAGGAAGACCAgtttgttaaaaataataattagtacATATAATAAGTAAATATTTACACTTCAAGACAATAAAGGCTACTTTACGATACGCATATTGAATTAGTTTCACAAATGTCATAGAAATATGCTGTTTATTTGCGTTAAAAGGGCGCTATGTAGTTTcgtagaagaaattcaaacactgaattttaatatttacaataataatgaggtaatacgtgaataaacaagctgttctcagaggaaaaaagtgTCCCCAGAAAACAGTTTGATGCTAAAAgagtggcagggtccgccacatataaacaaagtaaaacaatatgaaattgtgttgtcctttaaggtctgtTTGTTCATCCAGTTTATTCCATCATGAAAACgtagagagtttgtttatttagacgtctcttccccaaaacttcaCAGGGCTCCTTTCAGAAAATAGTTGCAGAAGTTAAAGGtgctgtttgtaagaaaagtggatttttgagtttcattcccaactcgtcaaataatgaaaaaatgacaCTCTGTCCTACGATCCCAAGgcatcagtttttgacgagttggcaATGAGACTCATAAAAATCAACTGCTCTTAcaaacagcacctttaaaagtcTGTCCTGATATAACAACACATCAACCACGGATACAACCAGGTGTAGTTTCACCATATCCTGGATGTAGAATAGGCCCAAGCCATTTGCAGCACAGTAGGCAGATACAGTGTCCTAACCACTAACATTGCCCCTGTAGACACACATAAAGCAGCCTGTCAGCTGTTCTGTGGTCAGAGAGGTTTTCAAAATTTCCAAATGAAAGCAAACATGTTCAAAAGCAAAATTAAACCAATTTGTTTACAATTAGGAATGTGAAATATGTACGAATTTTTCGTCCTGTATTTGGAAATAAGATTATCTGCTACTTATCGATGTATCAGTGAAATGATAAATAGAGCCAATATTATGAAGTCAAATTGCTTTAACTGACTGAAAAAGCATTTATAATCTCCGATACAGTAAATAGATGTTTGCACCttgaaacacagagaagaagaagaagaatatggATTATGTAACTCAAGATTGCCTCAAAAGAAATCAATGCAAAAGCGCTTAATAAGCTTCATGTGTCATTTACACTGCTCATTGCTGGTGGACTTTAACGCTGGGGTGTCCGATGCGTCCCTGAAGGCGGCCTTCAGAGGAAGTTTGGACGTGTTGCAGCGCTGCAGCTTCACACACGTTTCTGTCCACAAACACATCGACACAACACACTTCACCAAACTCGTCCACCTCCAGGTGACCGCCGTGTGCTCCGGTCGTTGGTAAGTGCTCGTATGTTGTCACTCTCTGCCAAATGATTGattaaactgattaattgaACCGCTTCTGTCcacatgctaacgttagctttccTTTGAGgggctaatgttagcttcaACGCCGATTTCGGTGTATTTTTTGGTTTGGAAAACAAGTGTGCAGGTTCGCTCTCAGCAGACAACACGGTCACCAGCGGGCGGTGGTGCTGTTTCACGTATTAAGCCGCAGGTTTGATATAAACTGAGTATTTTTGGACTTTAAAACAGAAGTTGTGTTTGCATGCGGCGGCCATTTTGTTGCATCCAAGTCCAGCTGGGAAAAATGACACTCGGAAATAAAGCGCTTTTAAAACTTAAATCATACTTTTAATAGAAAAACACGATGCAAGAGTGTTAGAGGTGAATGTACTCAGAAGAGGTATAGTTGAagatgaaattaatttaaaatgagttACCAAATCCAAATGGAGTGAAAGTAAACAAATGGACTGAGaagaaatacaataatacaaacaatatgtgtgttttgtttaatcTTGAGAGTGTTAACAACCTTTTTATTCAAAGACAAATAGGTTGTCTCGGTATAAAGTTTCTGAGGTGATTCATGTAATTAAATATGGGTTTAATTCTGTGAAATTGTTATTTAAATTGATAACAAAAAGAGTCACCTTCAAATTGTCAAAGAGTAGGAAACAGACAggattgtttttaatgtttggttTGTGACTTGTGAACAATATCTATCTATTACAAATGCACAATTTTGCTGTAGTGGTTTTTACTTGAGCAAAAGTACAGAAgtgttatcagcaaaatgtgtttaaaatgtcacaaataaaaTTACCTTTTTTATATAAAGTGATCCAGTAACCCAGTATCGGTGACACACTATATTTGAAATGctcgttaatattgtaaatgctAATTTATTGATATGTTATATGTGTGTGAATATATTGTAGATGCTTGAGGTTTTAACTACTATATATTGATAATAAATATATCAGTACATCTGAGCGATAGTGAGACGATTAAGAAGAAACAATAAAGCTCTGCGGCACAAATTTGTCTAGACTTCCTTAAATCACAGATATCTTAACACATGAGTGGCCTCAAACAGACGCTGCTCTCTGTCAAGGTTTAATCTTTAGCAACCTTGTGTTTTTCATATGTTCTGACCAACAATCAAAAAGCCAAAGATAAAAAACTTGAAATGGTATTAAACTTGAATAAAAAAGCAACATATCCTTGCACTTCAGAAGCTGGAACTGGAGaataattgacatttttgcttataAACGACTTCAACGATAAACAGATTTGATATTCCTTTTAACTGTCATATTTTGGCGACAGTGATTGTAGCATGGACATGTTTATACCAACACATCCAAAGAATGAGGCATCATAAATCTAGCAAGTTGATCCCACAGCTCCCATATTCAAAGGTTTTAGgattataaataataatgccGTGTTAAATAACTTAACTCACTCAAGCTCAATGTTGTTTCTGTACACAGACTGAGAAGATGCTGTGGTGATGCAGTAACAGTGGCGGTTGCTTGGACTCTGTTCTGAGGACTCTTTGGGGGATATTTGGATATCGACATGGATGGCATCGATGACTACATCTGGCAGCGCCGCATCCACCATGGCGTCAGGTATCAGAAAGGCGCGGTCCCGTTCCCACAGTCGGTTGAAATTGGGCTGGAGTTCAACGCGGCActggaaaggaaggaaaagttAGATGAGAGTCTGCTGACGAATGGCGTGATGGTGGATATTTGTGACTTTGCCAAAACGGTGACTAAGTCCGAGAAGTACTTCTTATTCGAAATGCTAGAGTTCAACTTTGACCTCGGCGTGGACATGGACAATGACAAGCAGTGCTATGAATACGCAACACGTATTCACggtaaaataaaacttttgaagGAACAAATCAAGTTCAAAACTCAAAGATTTAGAGAAACGTTTCTGCTGCCTGACCAAAACGCTATAATGAGGCTTAGTCAGTCAAAGAAAGGACGAGACTACTGCCCTAAAAGGAACAAAATCGTGGATGCGTCGGTCCTCACTGACGGCAGCAAGAACGGCCAATCTTCAGAAAATCAGATGACGGCGAGTAACGGAGCTGTGAGCAGTTCGTGCGTCATAAAGAGACGAGGAAGAGCAAAGCTAACGGGAGATGCTTACCCTTTCTGTAAAGAACTTGGTGTGACTCTGATTTTCCAATCAGACGATCCACTGAGACAGAAACTGGACCGAAGTCTGGTGACCAACATTGTGATGATGGAGCTGTTAGACTTTTCCAGAGTGCTTTGTGGAACTCACACTGGGATAGTTTGTGACTTAGTCAAGCAAAACTTCGGTCTTGAGTTGGATAAAACGGTACTCCGTATGTGCGTGTCCAAGCTGACGGAGCGACGGTATACCTGCATAACAGCCGAGGCCAGGGACGCTTTCAGAAAGGAGCCTTTTAAAGTCACAACCAAGAAACCGGAGCAGAATTgtagaaagaggaaaaaacctGACACCAATTCTAAAGAAGTGGAAAGACTAACAAAAGCCAGTGAGAGATGGGGAACGCTGACAAACGGGGACGACGATGGTGACCTTTCGTACATGTGTCCCGTTGATTTTGAGACAGAAATGCAGTCAGGAACAGAAGCAAAACCAGAAAAAATGATGATTGTTTCTCCAGCAAAGTCTGCAGTGTCCATGGACgtaaagcaggaggaggaggaagctttTGTCTCACCTGTGCAGCCTTTAACAAACGGCCACAACTCTAGTTCATTTAACCCTCGTCCAAAGACCACAACAACCCTCAGAGCAGTCTCAGATCTGATGTCTGAAGATACAAATGAGGACATAAATGTAAAAGATCTGAAACAGAAGCTGTGGAGGAGGCGTGCACCTCGCTCGAAACAAATCCTGAAGTCGAGCAAAGTGAACGACTTGTTTACCCACTGCAGGAAGATCGCTTTAGACTTCAACGTCGGTTCAGGGAACAAACAGAACGTGGATCTGAAGCTGCTCACCAACCACGTGTTGTGGGAGATTTATAGGTTTGCAAACTTGTTGAAAAAAAGTGCACAGAGTTTCTTATTAGAAATTCTGGACGTCGGCTTCAACTTTGTCCTCCAAGATGAGACGCAGCAGCGCAATTTTATATATTACATGATAACAAAGGAGAAGATTCTTCAGAGCAGCCCTGATAGATGGAAAATGGAGTTTCTCAACAGTCCTGTTCGGTTCCCCGAAGTTTACAACACGGTTGACATGACAAGCGAGAGTCAAACGGTGGCGGAGCAGGAGCCCGGCGTGGAATCACCGGCCTCGGCTACAAACCAGCAGACCGACATGGAGCCACACCAGTTCTGTAACAAGTTAGGGCTCAACCTTTGGTCGACAAAACAACGTCAGGCGAGCCAGAAGCTTGATCTGAACACCCTGACCACGGGCGCCACGCTCGAAATATTCAGCTTTGTCAGAGAGCTTTGTGGAGAAGTCCGTGAGGTAGTTAACGACATCCTTGAGCACAA
It contains:
- the LOC141006611 gene encoding histone H4, whose protein sequence is MSGRGKGGKGLGKGGAKRHRKVLRDNIQGITKPAIRRLARRGGVKRISGLIYEETRGVLKVFLENVIRDAVTYTEHAKRKTVTAMDVVYALKRQGRTLYGFGG
- the LOC141006609 gene encoding histone H2B 1/2-like, encoding MPDAPKAAKKGSKKAVSKAVSKSGKKRRRTRKESYAIYVYKVLKQVHPDTGISSKAMGIMNSFVSDIFERIAGEASRLAHYNKRSTITSREIQTAVRLLLPGELAKHAVSEGTKAVTKYTSSK
- the LOC141006551 gene encoding uncharacterized protein; protein product: MDGIDDYIWQRRIHHGVRYQKGAVPFPQSVEIGLEFNAALERKEKLDESLLTNGVMVDICDFAKTVTKSEKYFLFEMLEFNFDLGVDMDNDKQCYEYATRIHGKIKLLKEQIKFKTQRFRETFLLPDQNAIMRLSQSKKGRDYCPKRNKIVDASVLTDGSKNGQSSENQMTASNGAVSSSCVIKRRGRAKLTGDAYPFCKELGVTLIFQSDDPLRQKLDRSLVTNIVMMELLDFSRVLCGTHTGIVCDLVKQNFGLELDKTVLRMCVSKLTERRYTCITAEARDAFRKEPFKVTTKKPEQNCRKRKKPDTNSKEVERLTKASERWGTLTNGDDDGDLSYMCPVDFETEMQSGTEAKPEKMMIVSPAKSAVSMDVKQEEEEAFVSPVQPLTNGHNSSSFNPRPKTTTTLRAVSDLMSEDTNEDINVKDLKQKLWRRRAPRSKQILKSSKVNDLFTHCRKIALDFNVGSGNKQNVDLKLLTNHVLWEIYRFANLLKKSAQSFLLEILDVGFNFVLQDETQQRNFIYYMITKEKILQSSPDRWKMEFLNSPVRFPEVYNTVDMTSESQTVAEQEPGVESPASATNQQTDMEPHQFCNKLGLNLWSTKQRQASQKLDLNTLTTGATLEIFSFVRELCGEVREVVNDILEHNFDVDLQSGATEAAKVIQRWYTTQRYLIKNHYRTPKANRWLNAVVPLKGHVKLGPKPPTHNHPEDLDTEDVKPIREALDAKMQQVKKVNSYCICKEIGLDLEISRKSEPKKKLDLRLLTRGALLEIHQYVEQNSKRYVPSLYEILEYNFDLSPLKHGKVEFAWSIASKAVVIADKISRKGDYLNKVFELPFEVSQSPQIKEEPEDDFSEPDLHDNSDVVFVRELKAVDIEVEIE